A part of Aegilops tauschii subsp. strangulata cultivar AL8/78 chromosome 2, Aet v6.0, whole genome shotgun sequence genomic DNA contains:
- the LOC109782461 gene encoding uncharacterized protein, with protein sequence MVSKQREAIEKWAGQRICPKIKKKLDKNTEFAANCHVSEASQQMFRVQSSNNSYTVDLGLYTCDCRRWQLSGVPCGHSIACCREERIDPETLVHECYTVRTYLKAYGYTLVPLADPNVWEVQNAYKVYPPVFTKQLGRPKKNRKKTPEEKMKNGVRVLNKKGVTMHCSTCGRADHNRKGHEKGLNLPLFDGKYWH encoded by the coding sequence ATGGTGAGTAAGCAAAGAGAAGCTATAGAAAAGTGGGCAGGGCAGAGAATATGCCCAAAGATCAAGAAGAAATTGGACAAGAACACTGAATTTGCTGCTAACTGCCATGTATCTGAAGCTAGCCAACAGATGTTCAGAGTTCAGTCAAGTAACAATAGCTACACAGTTGATCTTGGTTTGTACACATGTGATTGCAGGAGATGGCAGTTGTCTGGAGTACCATGTGGGCATTCTATAGCTTGTTGCAGGGAGGAGAGGATTGACCCAGAGACATTGGTACATGAGTGCTACACTGTCAGGACATATCTGAAAGCATATGGATACACTCTTGTCCCTCTAGCAGACCCAAATGTGTGGGAGGTACAGAATGCTTATAAGGTGTATCCACCTGTGTTTACAAAACAGTTGGGAAGACCCAAGAAAAACAGGAAGAAGACTCCTGAGGAGAAGATGAAGAATGGTGTAAGGGTTTTGAACAAGAAAGGTGTTACAATGCACTGCTCAACTTGTGGTAGAGCTGATCACAACAGGAAGGGGCACGAGAAGGGGCTTAATTTGCCACTTTTTGATGGCAAATATTGGCATTAA
- the LOC109782466 gene encoding exocyst complex component EXO70H1, producing MTRAGGRSPLAPRRTLPATVVDDTVAAAAILLDKWHPDEDSFGSSLFLDSTPDEVDAFLRAAKDLHRAMLFYASGAATAADALHAGGHGLIHAQELLDTAMRRLQRELQLLLTSLPAVLHFRQDDDDDDEQEDDQSLVDACAHLRVVAEAMMAAGYGKECVSIFKARRRAAVTANLQRLHGFSLSPQHAQVHKFSWEQVDAKIQSWLAGARVAFTSVFSAERELCDRVFVGDNEGVGDAVFGAIADDHATNILAVAEAAVGRSRRAPERLFRVLDVHDALTETILPAIVSAFGEKSEVTSRAATLVTTKVSEAVRSMVASFEAAIEKEPSKGTVPGGAVHPLTRYVMNYLSFLADYENALAHIYFYQQGVGAGGDQFTDTSSLASGSMASSSDLSSSSSSSPALSVWSNPIGWLVHVLLRKLDAKAGSYREPALSYLFLANNTHYVAKKVGGGTKLERVLGEEWAEAQRAKARGYVDVYVRAAWGSKVLRGGAVEEAVVQMVAMQEKWVAADDEMGEALRAAAKEAVVPMYRLFYRRQGAVARLTPGDVITMIDGLFGGRNAGAGDENVAAGGRRRPSQQQQQQQEVPVEIRNGKTRRQRVTITD from the coding sequence ATGACGCGCGCCGGCggccggagccccctggcccctcGCCGCACGCTCCCGGCCACCGTGGTGGACGACACCGTCGCGGCCGCCGCCATCCTGCTCGACAAGTGGCACCCGGACGAGGACTCCTTCGGCAGCTCCCTCTTCCTCGACTCCACCCCCGACGAGGTCGACGCCTTCCTGCGCGCCGCCAAGGACCTCCACCGCGCCATGCTCTTCTACGCCTCtggcgccgccaccgccgccgacgccctCCACGCCGGGGGCCATGGCCTCATCCACGCGCAGGAGCTCCTCGACACCGCCATGCGGAGGCTCCAGCGCGAGCTCCAGCTGCTCCTCACCTCCCTCCCCGCCGTCCTCCACTTCCGccaagatgatgatgatgacgacgagCAAGAGGATGACCAAAGCCTGGTAGACGCCTGTGCTCACCTTCGCGTGGTCGCGGAGGCCATGATGGCCGCCGGGTACGGCAAGGAGTGCGTGTCCATCTTCAAGGCTCGCCGACGCGCGGCGGTCACCGCCAACCTGCAGCGCCTGCACGGCTTCTCGCTGTCCCCGCAGCACGCGCAGGTCCATAAGTTCTCCTGGGAGCAGGTCGACGCCAAGATACAGTCCTGGCTCGCCGGCGCGCGCGTCGCCTTCACGTCCGTCTTCTCCGCCGAGCGGGAGCTCTGCGACCGCGTCTTCGTCGGCGACAACGAGGGCGTCGGCGACGCGGTGTTCGGTGCCATCGCGGACGATCATGCCACCAACATCCTAGCGGTCGCCGAGGCTGCCGTCGGGCGGTCACGGCGCGCGCCGGAGCGGCTGTTCCGCGTGCTCGACGTCCACGACGCGCTCACCGAGACCATACTCCCGGCCATCGTCTCCGCGTTCGGGGAAAAGTCGGAGGTCACTTCCCGCGCCGCCACCCTCGTGACGACCAAGGTCAGCGAGGCGGTCCGGAGCATGGTGGCCAGCTTCGAGGCAGCCATCGAGAAAGAGCCGTCCAAGGGCACGGTGCCCGGCGGCGCAGTGCACCCGCTCACCCGCTACGTCATGAACTACCTCAGCTTCCTCGCCGACTACGAGAACGCGCTGGCTCACATATACTTCTACCAGCAAGGAGTCGGGGCAGGAGGAGACCAGTTCACGGACACGTCATCCCTCGCCTCTGGCAGCATGGCCTCCTCTTCGGATctctcgtcgtcgtcgtcgtcctcgccgGCGTTGAGCGTGTGGTCGAACCCCATCGGTTGGCTCGTGCATGTGCTGCTACGGAAGCTGGACGCGAAGGCCGGGAGCTACCGGGAACCGGCGCTGAGCTACCTGTTCCTGGCGAACAAcacgcactacgtggccaagaaGGTGGGCGGCGGCACGAAGCTGGAGCGGGTCCTCGGGGAGGAGTGGGCGGAGGCGCAGAGGGCCAAGGCGCGCGGGTACGTTGACGTGTACGTGCGCGCGGCGTGGGGGAGCAAGGTGCTTcgcggcggcgcggtggaggaGGCGGTGGTGCAGATGGTGGCGATGCAAGAGAAATGGGTGGCGGCAGACGACGAGATGGGGGAGGCGCTGAGAGCGGCGGCGAAGGAGGCCGTGGTGCCGATGTACAGGCTCTTCTACCGACGGCAGGGAGCTGTGGCCAGACTGACGCCGGGGGACGTGATCACCATGATAGACGGGCTGTTCGGCGGGCGGAATGCGGGAGCAGGTGACGAGAACGTCGCCGCAGGTGGTCGCCGGCGGCCgtcacagcagcagcagcagcagcaagagGTTCCGGTCGAAATCAGAAATGGGAAAACAAGGAGACAGCGCGTCACTATCACTGATTAA